In Actinoplanes sp. NBC_00393, a single genomic region encodes these proteins:
- a CDS encoding RICIN domain-containing protein, which translates to MRSSPVFSSFVAAFLLGAAVPATAAPMPPPLIQGWLVTGEPPGRCLTGGVVGTVLHTTPCKVGRAAQSFYQTSDGHFTNNGNCVEPRGALIRVATCMFTASQGWWYTGTLRAGGRYGRCLTEVAVDQTGQGTVRLRECADRPTQKWRNQV; encoded by the coding sequence ATGCGCTCTAGTCCGGTTTTCTCCAGCTTTGTAGCAGCCTTCCTGCTCGGCGCGGCCGTCCCCGCGACGGCCGCGCCGATGCCGCCGCCCCTGATCCAGGGCTGGCTGGTCACCGGAGAGCCACCCGGTCGCTGCCTGACCGGCGGTGTGGTCGGCACGGTCCTGCACACCACGCCCTGCAAGGTTGGGCGTGCGGCGCAGAGCTTCTACCAGACCAGCGACGGCCACTTCACCAACAACGGCAACTGCGTCGAACCTCGCGGCGCCCTGATCAGGGTGGCCACCTGCATGTTCACCGCGAGCCAGGGCTGGTGGTACACCGGCACCCTGCGCGCCGGTGGCCGGTACGGGCGCTGCCTCACCGAGGTCGCCGTGGACCAGACCGGCCAGGGCACCGTCCGCCTTCGCGAGTGCGCCGACCGGCCCACCCAGAAGTGGCGTAACCAAGTTTGA
- a CDS encoding penicillin acylase family protein codes for MSLRRMLGDHNTEVLEPLMRLALFTAGLLAAGTLVVLPAGQATAGKAAEVVRDADGVPHIRATTAHDLFYMQGYVHAEDRIFQMDVSRRRADGTLAELLGSSALAGDQQMRRFGLRRTAEKSLPLLSEPTQDALRSYAEGVNAYLKRGRLPGQYASVQVSKVAPWTPVDSLVVNKALAFTLSFDLDIDRTTNVQAYQAAGLDGHTAVFGDLFPFAPFAQASPVIDSTKVTTRTAPVKLADDYLKQAEQAPMITAALNRSGDRGSNSWVIGGKHTATGRPILASDPHLSLETPATFSPITLEGAGFDVQGDSLPGTPFVVLGQNRNITYAATQHFADVTDAFVEKIEKDSASPSGLSTVYQGRREPVQVIEETFRVNARTPGKPDTLEPAPAGRTLIVPRRNNGPLLSVDEKAGTALSVQYTGFSPTTELEAFRRLNLARNVDEFRDAIQYFDVGAQHFTYADVNGTIAYFTNAEVPIREDLQAGKVRGNPPYLLRDGTGGNEWLPVTNRQPNQSLPYEILPFDELPKVINPPAGFIVSANNDSTANTFDNDMLNQLRPGGGISYLAFAHNGFRARRITDMVRAAIRKGDPITAADVQAMQADTTTIDGQYFTPLIEQALKRARTSDVAQLAALAKDRRIVEATGRLARWNHSYPTGIPQGYDAADRDGKLGTPTRREIEESVAATIYVLWRGRFAVNTLDQHVQQISPKLATADVQSVIALRRLLDDFGTRKGVGRSGIDFFAVPGIADPADRRDFLILKSLGDALTLAASDNFKAAYANSTRQIDYRWGKLHRITLTSPLGAPYTVPSEGNRFTSPLPGLPGIPVDGGFNVPDVSGHPVRADAPDKFTIALIPVRRFVASATASGWRTVDSMPGGVSERLGSRLEQNLLPRWLTNDTYPLRRYDTAR; via the coding sequence GTGTCGCTTCGCCGAATGCTCGGTGACCACAACACCGAGGTATTGGAGCCGCTGATGCGTCTCGCCTTGTTCACGGCCGGCCTGCTCGCCGCCGGCACGCTAGTCGTCCTTCCGGCCGGGCAGGCCACGGCCGGGAAAGCCGCTGAGGTGGTGCGTGATGCGGACGGCGTCCCGCACATCCGGGCCACCACCGCCCACGACCTCTTCTACATGCAGGGCTACGTGCACGCCGAGGACCGCATCTTCCAGATGGACGTGTCCCGCCGCCGCGCCGACGGCACCCTCGCCGAGCTGCTCGGCAGCAGCGCCCTCGCCGGTGACCAGCAGATGCGCCGCTTCGGTCTGCGCCGCACCGCCGAGAAGAGCCTGCCGCTGCTGTCGGAGCCGACCCAGGACGCGCTCCGCTCGTACGCCGAGGGCGTCAACGCCTACCTCAAGCGCGGCAGACTCCCCGGCCAGTACGCGTCCGTGCAGGTCAGCAAGGTCGCCCCGTGGACCCCGGTGGACAGCCTGGTGGTCAACAAGGCGCTCGCCTTCACCCTCTCGTTCGACCTGGACATCGACCGGACCACGAACGTGCAGGCGTACCAGGCGGCCGGCCTCGACGGTCACACCGCGGTCTTCGGCGACCTGTTCCCGTTCGCGCCGTTCGCCCAGGCATCCCCGGTGATCGACTCCACGAAGGTCACCACCAGAACAGCGCCCGTCAAACTGGCCGACGACTACCTGAAACAGGCCGAACAGGCCCCGATGATCACCGCCGCCCTCAACCGCTCCGGCGACCGCGGCTCCAACTCCTGGGTCATCGGCGGCAAGCACACCGCGACCGGCAGACCGATCCTGGCCAGCGATCCGCACCTGAGCCTGGAGACGCCCGCGACGTTCAGCCCGATCACCCTGGAGGGCGCCGGTTTCGACGTGCAGGGCGACAGCCTTCCCGGTACGCCGTTCGTCGTGCTCGGCCAGAACCGGAACATCACCTACGCCGCCACCCAGCACTTCGCCGACGTCACCGACGCGTTCGTCGAGAAGATCGAGAAGGACTCCGCGTCGCCGAGCGGCCTGTCCACCGTCTACCAGGGCAGACGGGAACCGGTTCAGGTCATCGAGGAGACGTTCCGGGTCAATGCCCGTACCCCCGGCAAGCCGGACACCCTGGAACCCGCACCGGCCGGCCGGACTTTGATCGTGCCCCGGCGCAACAACGGCCCGCTGCTGTCCGTCGACGAGAAGGCCGGCACCGCCCTGTCCGTGCAGTACACCGGTTTCTCGCCGACCACCGAGCTGGAGGCCTTCCGCCGGCTCAATCTGGCCCGCAACGTCGACGAGTTCCGCGACGCCATCCAGTACTTCGACGTCGGCGCCCAGCACTTCACCTACGCCGACGTGAACGGCACCATCGCCTACTTCACCAACGCCGAGGTGCCGATCCGCGAGGACCTGCAGGCCGGCAAGGTCAGGGGCAACCCGCCCTACCTGCTGCGGGACGGGACCGGCGGCAACGAGTGGCTCCCGGTCACCAACCGTCAGCCGAACCAGTCGCTGCCGTACGAGATCCTGCCCTTCGATGAACTTCCGAAGGTGATCAATCCGCCGGCCGGGTTCATCGTGTCGGCGAACAACGACTCGACCGCCAACACCTTCGACAACGACATGCTCAACCAGCTGCGTCCCGGCGGCGGCATCTCCTACCTCGCCTTCGCCCACAACGGCTTCCGGGCCCGCCGGATCACCGACATGGTTCGCGCCGCCATCCGCAAGGGCGACCCGATCACCGCGGCCGACGTGCAGGCCATGCAGGCCGACACCACCACGATCGACGGCCAGTACTTCACGCCGCTGATCGAGCAGGCCTTGAAGCGGGCCCGCACCAGCGACGTTGCCCAGCTCGCCGCGCTGGCGAAGGATCGGCGGATCGTCGAGGCGACCGGACGGCTGGCCCGGTGGAACCACAGCTACCCGACCGGGATTCCGCAGGGCTACGACGCGGCCGACCGGGACGGCAAACTCGGCACGCCGACGCGGCGGGAGATCGAGGAGAGCGTGGCCGCCACGATCTACGTGCTCTGGCGTGGCCGGTTCGCGGTGAACACGCTCGACCAGCACGTTCAGCAGATCTCACCGAAGCTGGCGACCGCCGACGTCCAGTCGGTGATCGCCCTGCGCCGGCTGCTCGACGACTTCGGCACACGCAAGGGCGTCGGCCGTTCCGGCATCGACTTCTTCGCCGTGCCCGGCATCGCCGATCCTGCGGATCGCCGCGACTTCCTCATCCTCAAGAGCCTGGGCGATGCGCTCACGCTGGCTGCCTCCGACAACTTCAAGGCGGCGTACGCGAATTCGACGCGCCAGATCGACTACCGCTGGGGCAAGCTGCACCGGATCACGCTGACCTCCCCGCTCGGCGCGCCCTACACCGTCCCGTCCGAGGGCAACCGGTTCACCTCACCGCTGCCCGGCCTGCCCGGCATCCCGGTCGACGGCGGCTTCAACGTCCCCGACGTGTCCGGCCACCCGGTACGCGCCGACGCTCCGGACAAGTTCACCATCGCCCTGATCCCGGTCCGCCGGTTCGTGGCCTCCGCGACCGCGTCCGGCTGGCGCACCGTCGACTCGATGCCCGGCGGCGTGAGCGAGCGGCTCGGCAGCCGATTAGAACAGAACCTCCTGCCACGCTGGCTGACCAACGACACCTACCCGTTGCGCCGCTACGACACAGCTCGCTAG